GGCCATGAAGGCCGAGGCTGCCAGGACGGCGTGCAGGGAGACCGAGGATTTACGGCTGCGGCGGCTGAGCAGTCGGCGGGGGTCGTTCAGGGCCTGGGCGCCCCCGGCGGGCGGGGTGGTCGTGCTGGTCATTTAGAGGGCCCCCTGGTCGTTGCGCTTGAGCCAGCGGCGGTAGACGCTCGTGAAGACCACGAGGAGTGACAGGCACAGGATGCCGACGGTCGCAGAGCGCGCGTAGTCCTGGGGCTGCTGGCCGAAGAAGAGCCGGTAGGCGTAGGTGACGAGGATCTGGACGCTGTCGCTGTTGCCGCCGAAGAGCAGGAAGATCACGTTGAACTGGTTGAAGGTCCAGATCACGCCGAGCAGGATCACGGTGCTGCTGACGGGCCGCAGGCCGGGCAGGGTGACGTTGACGAACCGCTGCCAGGGGGTGGCGCCGTCCATCTCTGCTGCTTCGTACAGCTCGCGGGGGATGGACTGCAGGCCGCCGAGCATGGAGATCATGATGAAGGGGAAGCCACACCAGATGTTCACGGCGATCGCGGCGACCTTCTGGGCGAAGGGGTCGCTGAGCCAGGACGGCCCGTCGAGCCCGAGGCCGATCAGGATCTGGTTGACGACGCCGTCGTCGGCGAGGATCAGCCGCCAGGCGAAGATCGTCACGAAGGTCGGCACGGCCCAGGGCAGGATCAGCAGCATGCGGTAGAAACCGCGGGCCTTGATCTGCCGGTTGATCGCGACGGCGAGGCCCAGGCCGAGAGCGTAGGTGAGAGCGACGCAGGCGACGGTCCAGATCACGGTCCACACGAAGTGCGGCCAGAACTGGTTGTTGGAGCCGGTGAGGATCTCGGTGTAGTTCTTCAGCCCGACCCACGAGTAGGAGTCGGGAATCTCGTTGACGCCGATGGTGCGTCCGACGTTCAGGCTGGTGGCGTCCGTAAACGTCAGGTAGATGCCCTGGATCAGGGGGTACGCCACGACGGTGAGCAGCACCAGCACGACGGGCACGCACATGGCCCAGGCGTACCAGTACTGGTTGTAGGAGTTCTTGATGAGCTGCATCGGGCCGCGGCCGGAGCCCCGGCCGTGGTGGCTCTGGCGGGCGGATTTGCCCTCGACGACTGTGGTCATCTCGGCACCTCATGGGACAAGGAAGGAAAAGGAGCGTCAGCCGGGCGGGCTGCCCCGGGCGTGGCAGGGGCAGCCCGCAGGGGGGTGTTACTGGGTGCTGAACTCCGGCAGCAGCTTCTTCGCCTCGGCGGCGGCCTTGTCCAGGCCGGGCTTGGTGCCCTCCTGCTTCGAGACGATCTTGATGAGCTGGGTCTCGAAGGGGGTGTAGAGCGAGGAGTACTGCGCCAGCGGCTGGCGCGGCTTGCCTGCGGCCAGGAGCGGCGAGTAGCCGGCGATGCCCGGGTTGGCGTTGACCTCGGCGGTGTAGGCGTCGTCGCGGGTCGGCAGGGTGCCGTTGGCGAGCGCGACCTTCGTCTGGGAGTCGGCGGAGGTCATGAAGGCGATGAACTTCTGCGACGCCTCCTGGTGCTTGGCGTCCGAGCCGGCGTAGGCCACGAGGTTGTGGCCGCCCAGCGGCGCGCCCTGGCCGGCGCTGCCGGCAGGCAGGGCGGCGATGCCGAGGTTGTTCTTGTCCTTGAAGGCGGCGCCCTTGAAGACGTTCGCGTTCTCCCAGGGGCCCTGGATGATGGCCGCGACCTTGCCGCTGTTGAACGCGTCCATGATGTTGGCGTACGCGTTGCTGGTGGTGTCGAGCTTGCGCACGCCGGGCGCGGCGAGGATCGAGTTCAGGGTGTCGATGCCCTTCACGGCGGCCGGCGAGTTCAGGGTGACCTGCTTCTTCGCCGCGTCGACCATGTCGGTGCCCTCGCCGTACAGGAACGGCATGGCGTAGTAGGCCTGGGGGTTGAAGGCGAAGCCGTCGACGCCGGTCTTCTCCTTCACCTTGGCCATGTCCGTCTTGAGCTCGTCCCAGGTGGCCGGGGCCTTGGTGATGCCCGCCTTGGCGAACAGTTCCTTGTTGTACATCAGGCCCAGGGTGTCGGTGACCTGCGGAACACCGTAGAGCTTGCCCTGGTACGTGGCCTGCTCGATCAGGTTCTTCTTGAACTTGCCGTTCTCGGCCGCGGCGGTGGTGCCGTCCAGCGGGGCGAGGAAACCGGCCTCGACGAAGCCCGGGGTCCAGCCGACGTCCGCGCGCAGGACGTCGGGGGCGCCCTTGCTGCCGGCCGCGGTCTGGAACTTGGTCTGCGCGTCGCCGAAGGGGACGCTGACGTACTTGACCTTGATGTCAGGGTTAGCCTTCTCGAAGTCCTTGACCAGGGCCTTAAAGGTGCCCGCCTCGTTGGTGGCGTCGGAGGTGTCCCACCAGGTGATCGTCACCGGGCCGGAGCTGTCGGAAGAGCCGCTGCTGCCGCCGGAGCAGGCGGTCGCAGTGATGGAGAGAGCCGCTACGACGACGGCTGCCGCAAGACCACGGCGCATGGTGAACTCCTCGGAGAAGGTCTGACCGGAAGGGCGGCCCGGGTGCTGCCGCCGGAGCGGGGCGGAACCGGCGACAGCTCGCAATCATGCACCTCCCGCACATAGGGGTCGTGAAGGGAGGCCGGGTCGCGGTGGGCTCCCTCGCCGGACCGAAGCGGATTCGCTCCGGATGGCGGGATGAGCCCCTCGCGAGCTCTGTGATGCCGCAGACGTTAGCAG
This portion of the Streptomyces changanensis genome encodes:
- a CDS encoding carbohydrate ABC transporter permease — protein: MTTVVEGKSARQSHHGRGSGRGPMQLIKNSYNQYWYAWAMCVPVVLVLLTVVAYPLIQGIYLTFTDATSLNVGRTIGVNEIPDSYSWVGLKNYTEILTGSNNQFWPHFVWTVIWTVACVALTYALGLGLAVAINRQIKARGFYRMLLILPWAVPTFVTIFAWRLILADDGVVNQILIGLGLDGPSWLSDPFAQKVAAIAVNIWCGFPFIMISMLGGLQSIPRELYEAAEMDGATPWQRFVNVTLPGLRPVSSTVILLGVIWTFNQFNVIFLLFGGNSDSVQILVTYAYRLFFGQQPQDYARSATVGILCLSLLVVFTSVYRRWLKRNDQGAL
- a CDS encoding extracellular solute-binding protein, whose product is MRRGLAAAVVVAALSITATACSGGSSGSSDSSGPVTITWWDTSDATNEAGTFKALVKDFEKANPDIKVKYVSVPFGDAQTKFQTAAGSKGAPDVLRADVGWTPGFVEAGFLAPLDGTTAAAENGKFKKNLIEQATYQGKLYGVPQVTDTLGLMYNKELFAKAGITKAPATWDELKTDMAKVKEKTGVDGFAFNPQAYYAMPFLYGEGTDMVDAAKKQVTLNSPAAVKGIDTLNSILAAPGVRKLDTTSNAYANIMDAFNSGKVAAIIQGPWENANVFKGAAFKDKNNLGIAALPAGSAGQGAPLGGHNLVAYAGSDAKHQEASQKFIAFMTSADSQTKVALANGTLPTRDDAYTAEVNANPGIAGYSPLLAAGKPRQPLAQYSSLYTPFETQLIKIVSKQEGTKPGLDKAAAEAKKLLPEFSTQ